The Funiculus sociatus GB2-C1 genome window below encodes:
- a CDS encoding transposase-like zinc-binding domain-containing protein, with the protein MQCPECGSNHIRKNGKMRGKQASHLCRLWSSVY; encoded by the coding sequence ATGCAATGTCCTGAATGCGGTTCCAATCATATCCGTAAGAACGGTAAGATGCGAGGTAAACAGGCATCACATTTGTGTAGATTGTGGTCGTCAGTTTATTGA
- a CDS encoding IS1 family transposase, which translates to MDVYTAPQGYSDEIKALCLKMYVNGMGFRGIERVTGVHHTTVIYWVKQVGKNLPDAYEPERIPEVGELDELETFVGSKKTKSGSGRQLTTLNRGILGWVLGDHTAKTFAPLWAVVATWLSYFYVTDGWSVYPGFIPAGDQIVSKTYMTRVEGENTRLRHYLARLHRKTLCYSKSEEMLRYSFRLLLHYLKFWDVPIPQ; encoded by the coding sequence ATTGATGTTTACACAGCTCCCCAAGGATATTCCGATGAGATCAAAGCTTTATGTTTGAAAATGTATGTTAATGGCATGGGGTTTCGAGGCATTGAGCGAGTCACAGGTGTCCATCACACCACCGTGATTTATTGGGTCAAGCAAGTGGGAAAAAATCTGCCCGATGCCTATGAGCCTGAACGTATTCCTGAAGTGGGCGAACTTGATGAGTTGGAAACCTTTGTTGGTTCAAAAAAAACAAAATCTGGCTCTGGACGGCAGTTGACCACTTTAAACAGGGGGATCTTAGGGTGGGTGTTGGGAGATCACACTGCCAAGACCTTTGCACCTTTATGGGCAGTTGTGGCCACCTGGCTTAGTTACTTTTATGTTACTGATGGATGGTCAGTTTATCCAGGTTTTATTCCAGCAGGAGACCAGATTGTCAGCAAGACTTACATGACACGGGTGGAAGGGGAAAATACCCGGTTGCGGCATTATCTGGCTCGATTGCATCGCAAAACTCTGTGCTATTCAAAATCCGAGGAAATGCTGAGATACTCATTTCGGCTGTTACTGCACTATCTCAAATTCTGGGATGTCCCTATTCCTCAATGA
- a CDS encoding ParA family protein, protein MSRVIALFNQCGGVGKSTLTMNLGYHLQERSHRVLLVDMDPQASLTIFMGIEPEKLNSTVRDVLADEDDDEELSELPIHKGLHGLDLMPSSIDLSATELSLVNADMRDVRLKDALSPVRDEYDFILIDCPPSLGLLSYISLVAATHILVPIQTQFKAFEGTNLLLKTVARVRRRSNRGLKIAGFIPTLFDARRSQDARTLEAIKERFAAVGLIHPPIPWSTSFADSVEARVPLSVYDSSHKAIAVLKSIVLDLEVMV, encoded by the coding sequence ATGAGCCGGGTAATTGCACTATTCAATCAGTGCGGTGGAGTCGGGAAGAGTACCTTGACCATGAACCTGGGCTATCATCTGCAAGAGCGCTCTCATCGCGTTCTCCTAGTAGATATGGACCCGCAGGCGAGTTTGACCATTTTTATGGGGATAGAACCAGAGAAGTTAAACTCGACTGTAAGAGACGTGCTAGCGGATGAAGATGACGATGAAGAGTTGAGCGAGTTACCAATCCACAAGGGGCTTCACGGTTTAGATTTAATGCCTTCTTCCATCGATTTGTCAGCCACTGAATTATCGCTCGTCAATGCAGATATGCGAGATGTCAGGTTAAAAGATGCGCTCTCTCCTGTAAGAGACGAGTACGATTTTATTCTGATTGATTGCCCTCCTTCGTTGGGGTTGTTGAGTTACATCAGTTTAGTTGCTGCGACTCATATCCTCGTCCCGATTCAAACTCAGTTCAAAGCGTTTGAGGGGACAAATTTGTTGCTCAAGACTGTAGCGCGGGTAAGGCGTCGCTCGAATCGAGGCTTGAAAATCGCTGGTTTTATCCCTACGTTGTTTGATGCTCGTCGGAGTCAAGATGCCCGGACACTAGAAGCCATCAAAGAGCGGTTTGCTGCTGTGGGTCTCATCCATCCTCCCATTCCCTGGTCTACAAGTTTTGCCGACTCGGTTGAGGCTCGTGTACCACTCTCCGTCTACGATAGTAGCCATAAGGCAATTGCGGTGCTCAAGTCCATTGTTCTCGACTTGGAGGTTATGGTGTAA
- a CDS encoding ParB/RepB/Spo0J family partition protein translates to MARKRERPYGSNVTPVDSLDALFGEGRPAAELVRTSKIKTRTQPRRYFDAEKLEQLIQSIKQHGILEPLLVRPLPDNQYELVAGERRYRAATLVGLTEVPVVVRELNDIEALQLALVENLQREDLNAVEETEGILQLLALKLNLTLPEIPPLLYQMKNAFEKDKGKGSDIRDNVIPNPESDLEQGVQGVFDELGLMSWYSFTCNRLPLLRLPEDILEVLRRGEIEYTKAKALAQVKDEASRLALLEDAIASSLSLSEIIKRIKAVQPPTEPPLLAQRIETISKLVKKHQVWDDPKKRRKLETLLAKIEELFSSDGLDESQPKKEGEVTHNEPPLTSESLQDSSPLKSNLDPLESHTDTTLAISSESSSPPSETAEKPLEQENPSSKSSDESRPFAQEEPTVGGSELTESLTDAEMAQRLGVKTSTLGKAKKRTDYSEWSKSKDPDAKAWQWVAESKRFVPLEN, encoded by the coding sequence ATGGCTCGTAAGCGAGAGCGTCCTTACGGCTCGAATGTGACGCCCGTTGACTCCCTAGACGCTTTGTTTGGCGAGGGGCGCCCAGCTGCGGAGTTGGTTCGCACTTCTAAGATTAAAACTCGGACTCAGCCCCGGCGCTATTTCGATGCGGAAAAGTTAGAGCAGTTGATACAGTCAATCAAGCAGCACGGCATCTTGGAGCCACTGTTGGTGCGACCGCTTCCGGACAATCAGTACGAGCTAGTAGCCGGAGAAAGGCGTTACCGAGCTGCCACCCTTGTGGGGCTTACTGAGGTGCCCGTGGTGGTACGGGAACTCAATGATATTGAAGCCCTGCAACTAGCTCTAGTCGAGAACCTCCAACGAGAAGACCTCAATGCCGTTGAAGAAACCGAGGGAATTTTGCAGCTACTGGCTCTCAAGCTCAATCTCACTCTACCGGAGATTCCGCCGTTGCTCTATCAGATGAAGAACGCTTTTGAGAAGGATAAAGGGAAAGGCTCTGATATTAGGGATAACGTTATCCCTAACCCGGAATCAGATTTGGAGCAGGGCGTACAAGGAGTGTTCGACGAGCTGGGATTGATGAGTTGGTACTCGTTCACCTGCAATCGCCTTCCCCTGTTGCGGTTGCCTGAAGATATTCTCGAAGTCTTGCGAAGAGGTGAAATTGAGTACACCAAGGCGAAAGCTCTAGCACAAGTCAAGGACGAAGCCTCTCGTCTTGCCCTGTTGGAAGATGCGATCGCTTCTTCTCTCTCCTTAAGCGAAATCATCAAGCGGATCAAAGCTGTTCAACCGCCAACCGAACCTCCTCTCCTGGCCCAGAGGATAGAGACTATCTCCAAGCTGGTCAAGAAGCATCAGGTATGGGATGACCCCAAAAAGCGTAGAAAACTCGAAACTCTGTTGGCAAAGATTGAGGAGTTATTCTCTTCTGATGGATTAGATGAATCACAGCCCAAAAAAGAAGGTGAAGTTACTCACAATGAGCCTCCGCTTACCTCTGAGAGTTTACAGGATTCTTCTCCCCTTAAATCAAACCTAGACCCATTAGAGAGCCATACAGATACCACTCTCGCCATCTCCAGTGAATCATCGTCCCCTCCTTCAGAAACGGCTGAAAAGCCTTTGGAGCAAGAAAATCCCTCCAGTAAGTCATCAGATGAATCAAGACCTTTTGCCCAAGAGGAGCCGACTGTGGGAGGTAGTGAATTAACTGAATCGTTGACTGATGCTGAGATGGCTCAGCGGCTGGGAGTTAAGACTTCTACGCTTGGTAAAGCAAAGAAAAGAACCGATTACTCTGAGTGGAGTAAGAGTAAAGATCCCGATGCGAAAGCGTGGCAATGGGTAGCAGAATCTAAGCGTTTTGTGCCATTGGAAAACTAG
- a CDS encoding toxin — protein sequence MKPYSQFEFHQVSDKASVVIPFYTDRQDIEFTYTFENFFHPFVGELIQKLNKDSLPGLLDPKYHQSLKTDFFNTFYTLLTSELVKIESFPKEIDLRYGGPYANYNWELLFHVPLTIAVHLSKNQRFAEAQRWFHYIFDPTCTDTSVPTPQRFWKFLAFRQAGDVMQIDELLRLLSKKDPTPEEEKLRESILAGYEASKNKPFQPHAVARTRQIAYQYNVVMKYLDNLIAWGDSLFRQDTIESINEATQIYVLASNLLGPRPQRIPSSGTTRPKTFAQLKARGLDATGNALVELEGKFPLNLGLPQIQGKDPDAAAPLFGIGRTLYFCIPHNDKLLGYWDTVADRLFKIRHCMNIEGIVRQLALFDPPIDPGMLVKAAAAGIDIGSIVNGLNQPASPVRAILFIQKALELCSEVRSLGGALLAAIEKGEGERLALLRQSHEIKIQQMQQDVRFLQWKQAQEATKSLLTSRATALERLHYYQRLLGLPADPNAPDTLGLDPRELDEENFDETYAALVGQYEKTLTLQKLPDLKLAEESGNITGYSGSGKVYLSENEDIELNVHLPKAREETLWSTVFHATAATLAPIPDGTADAHFWGLGGTIDLKVGTMLSTVARLTGDAAGATASWERDQASMASRYASYERRADDWLLQHNMAAHELMQIGRQILTSLITEQVAHHEYENTKKLIENAQEVDRFLQEKFTNEELYAWMQGEISRLYYEYYRFAFDTARKAEQTMKRELMRPEVDATTYIKFNYWDGGRKGLLSGEALYLDLKRMEMAYHENNKREYELTKHVSLLQLSPLALMQLRTTGRCTVSLPEELFDMDGPGHYFRRIKTVAVSIPCVTGPYTSINCTLTMLKSSIRTKPVLTDGSYERSSTEDARFNDSFGSLQTIVTSTGQNDSGLFETNLRDERYLPFEGAGVISEWQLALPANPSKKEPCQFDYNTISDVILHIRYTARESGGSLKIGAITNLTNQINAAQTVGSVRLFSLRHEFPTEWARFKGIRIEGATKRAALMLNLSAEHYPFWSQGRLGAIKQVDFLAKTKNPVEISTNVDGTGNKDTLGEPSLGNLRRGKLTNIPLQAPIGLFAVYFDDNSMEDIWLALTWGKAD from the coding sequence ATGAAACCCTATTCTCAATTTGAGTTCCATCAAGTCTCCGATAAAGCAAGTGTGGTAATACCTTTCTATACAGACCGCCAAGACATCGAATTTACCTACACCTTTGAGAACTTCTTTCATCCATTTGTCGGTGAACTGATTCAGAAGCTGAACAAGGATTCATTGCCGGGTTTGCTTGACCCTAAGTATCACCAAAGCCTAAAAACCGACTTTTTCAATACCTTTTATACCTTGCTAACCAGCGAATTGGTTAAGATCGAGTCTTTTCCCAAGGAGATTGATCTTCGCTATGGGGGACCTTATGCGAACTACAACTGGGAGCTACTTTTTCATGTGCCACTGACGATCGCCGTCCATCTCAGCAAAAACCAACGGTTTGCCGAAGCCCAACGCTGGTTCCACTATATCTTCGATCCCACCTGCACCGACACATCTGTTCCCACTCCCCAACGCTTCTGGAAATTTCTTGCCTTCCGTCAAGCAGGTGATGTCATGCAAATTGACGAACTGTTACGGCTGTTGAGTAAAAAAGATCCGACACCGGAAGAAGAAAAACTGAGAGAATCAATCCTTGCTGGCTATGAGGCGAGTAAAAATAAACCCTTCCAACCCCACGCTGTCGCCCGTACCCGGCAAATTGCCTATCAATACAATGTTGTCATGAAGTATCTTGACAACCTGATTGCCTGGGGCGACAGCCTGTTTCGTCAGGACACGATCGAATCCATCAATGAAGCTACCCAAATCTATGTGCTGGCATCTAACCTCCTAGGGCCACGCCCCCAGCGCATTCCTTCCTCTGGAACCACGCGCCCCAAAACCTTTGCTCAACTCAAAGCACGCGGACTCGATGCAACCGGCAATGCCCTGGTCGAACTGGAAGGGAAGTTTCCGCTCAACCTTGGGTTGCCGCAGATCCAGGGTAAAGATCCAGATGCAGCAGCGCCCCTCTTTGGCATTGGGCGCACGCTCTATTTCTGCATTCCCCACAACGACAAACTGTTGGGCTATTGGGATACAGTCGCAGACCGTCTATTCAAGATCCGCCACTGCATGAACATCGAAGGGATCGTGCGCCAGCTTGCCCTGTTCGATCCACCCATCGATCCCGGAATGCTAGTCAAAGCGGCAGCAGCCGGAATTGATATTGGCTCGATCGTTAATGGTTTGAATCAACCCGCTAGCCCAGTCCGTGCCATCCTATTTATCCAAAAGGCATTAGAACTGTGTAGCGAAGTGCGAAGTTTAGGGGGGGCATTGTTGGCGGCGATCGAAAAAGGTGAGGGCGAACGTCTAGCTCTATTGCGCCAAAGCCACGAAATCAAAATTCAGCAGATGCAACAAGACGTGCGCTTCTTGCAGTGGAAACAAGCCCAGGAAGCCACTAAATCTTTACTCACCAGCCGTGCGACAGCCCTAGAACGGCTCCACTACTACCAGCGATTGCTTGGACTACCAGCCGATCCAAATGCTCCAGATACCCTGGGACTAGATCCGCGCGAATTGGACGAGGAAAACTTTGATGAAACCTATGCTGCTCTGGTCGGACAGTATGAAAAAACACTCACATTGCAAAAACTACCAGACTTGAAATTAGCTGAAGAATCAGGCAATATCACCGGGTATTCTGGAAGCGGAAAAGTTTACTTATCAGAAAATGAGGATATAGAGCTTAATGTGCATCTGCCAAAAGCAAGAGAAGAAACTTTGTGGAGTACGGTTTTTCACGCGACAGCAGCTACGCTGGCTCCTATTCCCGATGGGACGGCAGATGCACACTTTTGGGGATTAGGAGGAACGATAGATCTTAAAGTTGGAACTATGCTTTCAACGGTGGCAAGGCTTACGGGAGATGCTGCTGGAGCCACTGCGTCATGGGAACGAGACCAAGCTAGTATGGCGTCGCGATATGCTTCTTATGAGCGACGTGCAGATGATTGGTTATTGCAACATAATATGGCTGCCCACGAACTTATGCAAATTGGGCGACAGATTCTCACATCGCTGATTACCGAACAAGTCGCCCATCACGAATACGAAAACACCAAAAAACTGATTGAAAATGCTCAAGAGGTCGATCGCTTCCTACAAGAGAAGTTCACCAACGAAGAACTCTATGCCTGGATGCAGGGCGAAATCTCCCGTCTCTACTACGAATACTATCGCTTTGCCTTCGACACTGCCCGCAAAGCTGAACAGACCATGAAACGCGAACTCATGCGCCCCGAAGTTGATGCCACCACCTACATCAAATTCAACTACTGGGATGGCGGACGCAAAGGTTTACTCTCCGGTGAAGCTCTCTATCTCGACCTCAAGCGAATGGAGATGGCGTATCACGAAAATAACAAACGTGAATACGAACTCACCAAACATGTCAGCCTTCTCCAGTTAAGCCCTCTCGCCCTCATGCAACTCCGCACCACTGGCCGCTGCACCGTCTCCCTCCCCGAAGAACTCTTCGACATGGATGGACCAGGTCACTACTTCCGTCGCATCAAAACCGTTGCCGTCAGCATCCCCTGTGTCACCGGCCCCTACACCAGCATCAACTGCACCTTGACAATGCTTAAGAGCAGCATTCGCACTAAACCGGTGCTGACAGATGGGAGCTATGAGCGGAGTAGCACCGAGGATGCTCGATTCAACGATTCCTTCGGCAGTCTCCAAACGATCGTCACCAGCACTGGGCAAAATGACAGCGGATTATTTGAAACCAACCTACGTGACGAACGCTATTTACCCTTTGAAGGGGCGGGTGTGATTAGCGAATGGCAGTTGGCATTACCCGCCAATCCAAGCAAAAAGGAACCCTGCCAGTTTGACTACAACACAATTTCCGATGTGATTCTGCATATTCGTTATACAGCGCGTGAGTCGGGTGGGTCATTGAAGATCGGGGCGATCACCAATTTGACAAACCAGATTAATGCTGCACAAACTGTGGGTTCAGTGCGTCTGTTTTCTCTACGCCATGAATTCCCCACCGAATGGGCAAGATTTAAAGGCATCAGGATTGAAGGGGCTACCAAGAGAGCAGCATTAATGCTAAACCTGAGCGCAGAACACTATCCTTTCTGGAGCCAGGGTAGGCTCGGAGCCATTAAACAGGTAGATTTCTTAGCCAAGACTAAAAATCCAGTAGAAATTAGTACCAACGTCGATGGGACGGGTAACAAAGATACCCTGGGCGAGCCATCCCTGGGAAATCTAAGGAGGGGTAAACTAACAAACATTCCGCTGCAAGCACCCATCGGTCTATTCGCAGTCTACTTCGACGACAACTCAATGGAAGATATCTGGCTAGCATTGACGTGGGGCAAAGCAGATTAA